One Sporomusaceae bacterium ACPt DNA window includes the following coding sequences:
- the ppdK gene encoding Pyruvate, phosphate dikinase gives MRALLGGKGANLAEMTNIGLPVPPGMTITTAACIEYYRLGRKLPDGLMDEVKRNLTVVEEQAGKKFGDLTNPLLVSVRSGAMFSMPGMMDTILNLGLNEQTVQSVANNTGNLRFAYDSYRRFIQMFGDVVLEIPKYEFEDLLNQQKENQGVKYDQELTPESLRKVIDSYKKLVRSKTGRAFPEDPMEQLKMAIEAVFRSWNNDRAIIYRNLNKIAHDLGTAVNIQSMVFGNMGNDSGTGVAFTRNPSTGENTLYGEFLTNAQGEDVVAGIRTPRPIIQLKEEMPEMYTEFVRIARLLESHYKNMQDIEFTIERGRLYILQTRNGKRTAQASVRIAYEMAQEGLITKQQALLLVDPSQLDQLLHRQIDSQAQLNVIAKGLPASPGAASGQVVFDADEAEHLGKMGKKVLLVRTETTPDDIHGIVAAQGVLTSRGGMTSHAAVVARGMGKPCVCGCEAIKIDYIKEEFSVGTTVIKKGELVSIDGATGRVILGQVPMKDPEISAEYTALLSWADEVKYLGIRANADTPEDAKKAREFGATGIGLVRTEHMFMGQDRLPHVQQMILAETLEDRQKALSYLLPMQEGDFYGILKAMEGYPVTIRLLDPPLHEFLPSLEELLIETTELRVTGKDPVLLEEKLRLLKKVRSLHEFNPMLGHRGCRLGITFPEIYEMQITAIFNAAARLTQEGYKVLPEVEVPLTIDVNEMKLFKGKIDAIAKATMAAVNVKFHYAVGTMIELPRACVIADELAEFCDFFSFGTNDLTQTTFGFSRDDAEGKFLPHYLESKILKENPFIVIDRKGVGAFMDMAVKRGRKTRPDLEIGICGEHGGEPNSVAFCHEVGLNYVSCSPYRVPIARLAAAQAAISDGEIIGTR, from the coding sequence ATGAGAGCTCTGTTGGGAGGTAAAGGGGCTAACCTGGCTGAGATGACCAATATCGGTTTGCCTGTGCCTCCAGGAATGACTATTACTACTGCGGCGTGTATCGAATACTATCGCTTGGGGCGTAAATTACCTGATGGGTTAATGGATGAAGTTAAACGCAATTTGACAGTTGTTGAAGAGCAGGCAGGTAAGAAGTTTGGTGATTTGACAAACCCATTATTAGTATCTGTGCGGTCAGGTGCAATGTTTTCTATGCCGGGCATGATGGACACTATCCTCAATCTGGGCTTGAACGAACAAACTGTCCAATCGGTTGCTAATAATACCGGTAATTTACGGTTTGCTTATGATTCTTATCGCCGCTTTATTCAAATGTTTGGAGATGTAGTACTGGAGATCCCTAAATATGAATTTGAAGATTTACTGAACCAACAAAAAGAAAACCAAGGTGTTAAATATGATCAAGAGCTAACGCCTGAATCACTGCGTAAAGTTATCGATAGCTATAAAAAGTTAGTACGCAGTAAAACAGGCCGTGCTTTTCCTGAAGACCCTATGGAGCAACTGAAAATGGCTATTGAAGCGGTATTCCGCTCATGGAACAACGACCGGGCTATTATTTACCGAAACTTGAATAAAATTGCTCATGATTTGGGGACGGCAGTCAACATTCAGTCTATGGTATTCGGTAATATGGGAAATGACTCAGGCACCGGCGTAGCCTTTACCCGCAATCCGTCAACCGGTGAAAATACATTATATGGCGAGTTTTTGACCAATGCTCAGGGCGAGGACGTGGTTGCCGGCATTCGCACCCCCCGGCCTATTATTCAACTAAAAGAAGAAATGCCTGAGATGTATACTGAGTTTGTCCGAATTGCCCGGTTGCTCGAAAGTCATTATAAGAACATGCAGGATATTGAATTTACTATTGAACGCGGCCGCCTCTATATACTCCAGACCCGTAACGGTAAGCGGACGGCTCAGGCCAGTGTGCGCATTGCTTATGAAATGGCCCAGGAAGGGTTAATAACTAAACAGCAAGCATTGCTTCTTGTCGATCCCAGTCAGCTGGACCAACTGCTCCACCGGCAAATTGACAGCCAGGCTCAGCTTAATGTTATCGCCAAAGGTTTGCCGGCGTCACCGGGTGCAGCTTCCGGTCAAGTGGTGTTCGACGCCGATGAAGCTGAACATTTGGGCAAGATGGGTAAAAAAGTATTGCTGGTACGCACTGAGACTACTCCTGACGATATTCACGGCATAGTCGCCGCCCAAGGCGTTCTGACCAGCCGGGGCGGGATGACCAGCCATGCTGCTGTAGTAGCCCGCGGTATGGGTAAACCATGTGTTTGTGGCTGCGAAGCTATCAAAATCGATTATATCAAGGAAGAGTTTAGCGTAGGTACTACGGTAATTAAAAAAGGTGAACTTGTCTCCATTGACGGCGCAACCGGACGCGTTATTTTAGGTCAAGTACCTATGAAAGATCCGGAAATTTCGGCCGAATACACAGCGCTCTTAAGTTGGGCCGACGAAGTAAAATATCTTGGAATACGGGCTAACGCCGACACACCGGAGGATGCTAAGAAAGCACGGGAGTTTGGTGCTACCGGCATCGGTTTGGTTAGAACAGAGCATATGTTCATGGGTCAGGACCGTCTGCCTCATGTACAACAAATGATTCTGGCCGAGACACTGGAAGACCGGCAGAAAGCACTATCCTACCTTTTACCTATGCAAGAGGGGGATTTTTACGGAATATTGAAAGCCATGGAAGGCTATCCGGTTACCATCCGTTTGTTGGACCCGCCGCTGCATGAGTTCCTGCCCAGTCTGGAAGAGTTGCTTATCGAAACAACCGAACTTAGGGTAACAGGCAAAGACCCTGTACTTCTGGAAGAAAAGCTGCGCTTATTGAAAAAAGTGCGTAGTTTACACGAATTCAATCCTATGTTAGGTCACCGAGGCTGCCGGCTGGGGATCACTTTCCCGGAAATTTACGAAATGCAAATAACAGCTATTTTTAATGCTGCTGCCAGACTTACCCAAGAAGGATATAAAGTTTTGCCAGAGGTTGAGGTTCCCCTAACTATTGATGTAAATGAAATGAAGCTATTTAAAGGAAAAATTGATGCTATAGCGAAGGCAACTATGGCCGCTGTCAATGTTAAATTCCACTATGCGGTAGGTACGATGATTGAATTGCCGCGGGCGTGTGTCATTGCCGACGAACTAGCAGAATTCTGTGATTTCTTCAGTTTTGGTACCAACGACCTGACTCAAACTACTTTTGGCTTTAGCCGCGATGACGCCGAAGGAAAATTCTTACCGCATTACCTTGAAAGCAAAATTTTAAAAGAAAATCCGTTTATTGTTATTGATCGTAAAGGTGTCGGAGCGTTTATGGACATGGCTGTAAAACGTGGCCGGAAAACCCGGCCTGACCTGGAGATCGGTATTTGTGGCGAGCACGGCGGTGAGCCTAATTCGGTTGCTTTTTGTCACGAAGTTGGCCTGAATTACGTAAGCTGTTCACCTTATCGGGTACC